The genomic stretch GCGCGGCTTCGCCATCGTGCTGGTGGGGCACGTGACCAAGGAAGGCACGCTGGCCGGGCCCCGCGTGCTGGAACACATGGTCGATGCCACTCTGTATTTCGAAGGCGATCGCGGCCACCAGTTCCGCATCCTGCGCGCGGTGAAGAACCGCTTCGGCGCCACCGACGAGATCGGCGTCTTCGAGATGACCGGCACCGGGCTGATGGAAGTCGCCAACCCTTCCGCACTGTTCCTGGCGGAACGGCGCGGCAATGTGGCGGGCAGCGCGGTCTTCGCGGGCATCGAGGGCACGCGGCCCGTACTGGTCGAGATCCAGGCGTTGCTCTCGCCCAGTTCGGGCGGATCGCCGCGCCGGCAGGTCGTGGGGTGGGATTCGGGGCGCCTGTCGATGCTGCTGGCGGTGCTGGAATCGCGCTGCGGGATGAGCCTGGGGCAGAACGACGTGTACCTGAACATCGCGGGCGGGCTGCGGATCAACGAACCGGCGGCGGATTTGGCGGTGGCGGCGGCGTTGGTCTCGGCCGCGACCGACCGGCCGACCGACCCCGAGCGCGTCTATTTCGGCGAGGTCGGGCTGTCGGGCGAGGTCCGCCAGGTTGCGCAGGCCGAAACCCGCCTGCGCGAGGCCGCCAAGCTTGGCTTCGGCCAGGCCACGCTGCCCCGGCGCGTGGCGCGCGGCGGCAAGGCGCCCGCACCGCCAGAAGGCATGGTCCTGGCCGAGGTCGGTCACCTGGCGGATGTCGTTGCGGTCCTCGCGGAGAAGACCGTCAAGCGCGCCCGCCCGGCCCCGTGACGACCCGCCACGGCCCCGCTATAGGGCAGGCATGACCTGGGTAGACGGTGTCCTGGCGGGCGTGGTCGTGATTTCGGCCGCCGTCGCCTATTTCCGCGGTTTGGTGCGGGAAGTGCTGAGCCTGGGCGCCTGGGTGGGGGCCGCGGCCGCCGCCTTCCTCGCGCGGCCGTACCTGTTGCCCTATACCAGCCGCTGGATCGACACCGAATGGATCGCCGATGCGGTCGGCGCGGGGGCGGTTTTCCTGGTCGTGCTGGTGCTGCTCAAGCTGCTGACCAACGCGATCGCAGACCGCGTGCAGGATTCGTCGCTGGGCGGTCTCGATCGCGTGCTCGGGCTGCTGTTCGGCGCGGCAAGGGGTGCGGTGCTGGCCGTGGTTGCCTATATCATGGCTGGGTTGTTCGCGCCCGAGACCGCTACCTGGCCGCAGGCGGTCAAGGACGCCCGCAGCCTGCCCTTCGTCGCGGAGGGCGCGCGCCAGGTCGTCGAACGCGTGCCCGAAGCCTATCGCCCCCGCCTGGTTGCCCCGCCGGGCCCGGGCGGACCCACCGTGGATGAGCTGCTACGTCCCCCCGCCCGCAGCCGCAATTGAGGTCCAGCATGACCGCCCCCTTCGACCTCGATGACGACAAGCCGCATGAGGAATGTGGAGTCTTCGGCGTGTGGAACGGGGGGGATGCCGCCGCGCTGACGGCGCTCGGCCTGCATGCATTGCAGCATCGCGGGCAGGAAGCCGCCGGCATCGTCACGCTGGACGAGAAGGGGCTGTTCCACGCGCATAAGGGCCTGGGGCTGGTCGGCGACAATTTCGGCGAGGCGAAGGTCATCGCATCCCTGCGCGGCGGTGCGGCCGTGGGCCACAACCGCTACGCCACCACCGGGGAGACGGCGCTGCGCAACGTGCAGCCGCTGTATGCCGACTTCGAATTCGGCGGCTTCGCAGTGGCGCATAACGGCAACCTGACCAATTCGCATGTGCTCAAGCGGGCCCTGGTGCGCCGCGGCTGCCTGTTCCAGAGCACCACGGATTCCGAGGTGTTCATCCACCTGATCGCGATCAGCCTGTATTCTACTGTGCTCGACCGGCTGATCGACGCGCTGAAGCAGGTGCAGGGCGCCTACAGCCTGGTCGCGCTGCACAACGGCGCCCTGATCGGCGCGCGGGATCCGCTGGGCGTGCGCCCGCTGGTGCTGGGGCGGCTGGCCAATGGCGGCTGGGTGCTGGCGAGCGAGACCTGCGCGCTCGACATCGTGAGCGCCGAATTCGTGCGCGACATCGAGGCCGGCGAGGTCGTGATCATCAACGACGAGGGCGTGCGGTCGGTGAAGCCCTTCGGGCGCCAGCCCGGGCGCTTCTGCATCTTCGAATACATCTATTTCGCGCGGCCCGATTCCGTGATGGAGGGCACGCCCGTCTACGACACCCGCAAGCGCATCGGCGCCGAGCTGGCGCGCGAATCCGGCGTGGCGGCCGACGTGGTCGTGCCGGTGCCCGATTCCGGCGTGCCGGCGGCCATGGGCTACGCGATGGAAGCGGGCATCCCGTTCGAACTGGGCATCATCCGCAACCACTATGTGGGCCGTACCTTCATCGAACCCACCGACCAGATCCGCCATCTGGGCGTGAAGCTGAAGCATTCGGCGAACAAGCCGATCCTGGAAGGCAAGCGCGTCATCCTGGTGGATGATTCGATCGTGCGCGGCACCACGTCGCGCAAGATCGTCGAGATGGTCCGCCAGGCAGGGGCGAAGGAGGTGCACATGCGCATCTCGTCGCCGCCCACCACGCATTCCTGCTACTACGGCATCGATACGCCCGAGCGGTCGGAACTGATGGCGGCCAAGCACGACCTCACGGAGATGGCGCGCATCATCGGCGTGGACTCCCTGGCCTTCATCTCGCTCGATGGGCTGTACCGCGCGCTCGGCCAGCAGGCGCGCGACCCGGCTGCGCCGCATTTCTGCGACGCCTGCTTCACCGGGGACTACGCGATCCCGCTGACCGACTGGCAGGCCAATTCCGACCGGCAGCTGTCGCTGCTGCAGCCGGCGGGCCAGTAGCCCCCGCCAGCCACGTCGTGCCGCGTCAGGCGGTGCGGTCGACACCCCCGCCGGCCGCAAGCGCTGCCTGCGCCGCCGCCAGGCGCGCCACCGGCACGCGGTAGGGCGAGCAAGACACGTAGTCGAGACCCACGCTCTCGCAGAATGTGATCGACGACGGATCACCACCGTGCTCGCCGCAGATGCCGAGCTTGATGTCGGCCTTCACGCCGCGGCCCTTCTCGGCCGCGATGCGCACCAGCGCACCCACGCCGTCGGGGTCGATCGACACGAAGGGGTCCTTCGGGAAGATGCCCTTCTCGATGTAGAGCGGCAGGAACTTGCCGGCATCGTCGCGCGACAGGCCGAAGGTGGTCTGCGTCAGGTCGTTGGTGCCGAAGGAGAAGAAGTCGGCGGATTCCGCAATGGCATCGGCGGTGAGGCAGGCGCGCGGCAATTCGATCATGGTGCCGACGCTGTAGTCCACGTGGTAGCCGATCTCGGCGAAGACCTCCTGCGCGACGCGATCGATCTGCGCGCGCGTAATCTCGAGTTCGCGGCGCGTGGCGACCAGCGGGATCATGATCTCGGGATGCGGCGGCTTGTGGGTGTCGCGGCCGATGGCGCAGGCGGCCTCGAAGATCGCGCGAGCCTGCATCTCGTAGATTTCGGGGTAGGAAATGCCCAGCCGGCAGCCGCGATGGCCCAGCATCGGGTTCGCTTCCGACAGGTCCTGCGCACGCCGGCGCATGTCGTCCACGTTCGCGCCGAGTGAGGTCGCGACCTCGGCGATCTCGAATTCGGTGTGCGGCAGGAATTCGTGCAGCGGCGGGTCGAGCAGGCGGATGGTCACCGGCAGCCCGGCCATGATGCCGAACAGGTCGATGAAGTCCTGTCGCTGGAAGGGCAGCAGGCGCGCGAGTGCGGCGCGGCGGCCCTGTTCCGTCTCGGCCAGGATCATCTGACGCACGGCGCCGATGCGCGCAGGGTCGAAGAACATGTGCTCGGTGCGGCACAGGCCGATACCCTCGGCGCCGAACTTGCGCGCTGTCTCGGCATCGAGCGGCGTCTCGGCATTGGCGCGCACCTTCATGCGGCGCATCTGGTCGGCCCACTCCATCAGGGTCGCGAAATCGCCCGACAGCTGCGGTTCGATCATGGCGACGGGGCCGACGAAGACCTCGCCGGTGCCGCCGTCGATGGTCAGCAATTCGCCGCCGCGCACCTGGATGCCGCCCGACGACAGCACCTGGTTGTTGTAGTCCACCGACACGCCGCCGCAGCCGGCCACGCAGGGCCGGCCCATGCCGCGCGCGACCACGGCCGCATGGCTGGTCATGCCGCCGCGCGTGGTCAGGATGCCCTTGGCGGCATGCATGCCGTGGATGTCCTCGGGGCTCGTCTCGATGCGCACCAGGATGACGGATTCGCCCTTCTGCGCACGCGCCTCCGCCTCATCCGCGGAGAACACCACGATGCCGGAGGCCGCACCCGGCGAGGCCGGCAGGCCCTTGGCCAGCACCTTGCGCGGCGCCTTGGGGTCGAGCGTGGGATGCAGCAGCTGGTCGAGGGCGGCCGGGTTTACGCGCTTCACCGCCTCGGTGTGGTCGATCAGGCCTTCGCGCGCCATGTCGACGGCGATCTTGAGGCTGGCGGCCGCGGTGCGCTTCCCGTTGCGGGTCTGCAGCATATAGAGCTTGTTGCTCTGCACCGTGAACTCGATGTCCTGCATGTCGCGGTAGTGGCGTTCGAGTGTGGCGCGCACCTTCACCAGCTCGGCATAGGCGGCGGGCATGGCGACTTCCATGCTGCGTTCGTCCGGCTTGGCCTTAAGCTGCGCCATGGGCTGCGGGGTGCGGATGCCGGCGACGACGTCCTCGCCCTGCGCATTGATCAGGTATTCGCCGTAGAAGATGTTCTCGCCCGTGCTGGGATCGCGCGTAAAGCAGACGCCGGTGGCGCAATCCTCGCCCATGTTGCCGAACACCATCGCCTGCACGTTCACCGCCGTGCCCCATTCGGCCGGGATGTCGTTCAGCCGGCGATAGGTGACGGCGCGCTGGTTCTGCCAGGAGCCGAACACGGCGGTGATGGCGCCCCAGAGCTGTTCCCAGGGGTCCTGCGGGAAGGGCTTGCCGGTGACTTCCGCGACCATTTCCTTGTAGCCATGCACCACGCGGTGCCATTCGGCGGCGGAGAGTTCTGTGTCCTCGTTCTTGCCGGTGTCGAGCTTGATGTGCTCGATGATTTCCTCGAAGCGGTGATGATCGACGCCGAGCACGACCGAACCGTACATCTGGATGAAGCGGCGGTAACTGTCCCAGGCGAAGCGCGCATCGCCCGAGGCCGTGACCAGGCCCTCCACCGTTGCGTCGTTCAGGCCGAGGTTCAGCACCGTGTCCATCATGCCCGGCATGGAGACCCGAGCGCCGGAGCGCACCGAGACCAGCAGTGGCTTGTGGTGGTCGCCGAAGGTGTTGCCCACCGCGGCCTCGATGCGCGCCAGGCCGGCACGGACCTGACCGTCGAGGTCATCCGGGTAGCGTTCGCCGTTCGCGTAGTAGGCGGTGCAGACCTCGGTCGTGATGGTGAAGCCGGGCGGCACGGGCAGGCCGATGGAGGCCATCTCGGCCAGGTTCGCCCCCTTGCCGCCGAGCAGGTTGCGCATCTCCGCGCGGCCTTCGTTGTGGCCGGCACCGAAACTGTAGACCCACTGCGTCATCGGGTGCTCCCGCTCAGGCTTCGATCTTCGAGAAATCGGCGACCGCGTCCATGGTGACGCGGAGCCGGGCGAGTAGTTTCAGGCGATTGCGGCGGAGTTCCGGCGCCGGGTCATTCACGATGACCTTGTCAAAGAAAGCGTCAACAGGGGCGCGGAGCGTGGCCATCGCGTCCATGGCGCGTTCGAAGTCCTCGGCCGAGAGGTCGAGGTCGATGCGCGCCGCGGCGGCTTCGAGGGCGGCGGCGAGCGCCTGTTCGGCTTCGGCCTTGAGCAGGTGGTGCTCGTAGCCGGTGTCGAAGGCATGGCCGTCGCGCTTTTCCTCGATGCGGAGGATGTTGGCGGCCCGCTTGTAGGCGGCGAGCAGATTGGCGCCGGCGTCGGATTCCACGAAGGCGCGCACGGAATCGGCACGGCGAAGCAGGCGATTGAGGTCGTCGTCCGGGGTGGCGCCGAGCACGGCGGTCACGACGTCGTGGCGGGTGCCCTCGGCGCGGAGCTGGACGCGCAGGCGGTCCGCGATGAAATCCAGCAGGTCGCGCGCGAGCACGGCCGCTTCGGGAAGCACGACCGCGTCGGTCGTGCGGAAGATGCGCGTGAGTTCCCCCGCGGCCCCGGTCTGGGGCACCAGATAGATCGCCACGCCGCGCTCACGCAGGTCCGTGACGCTCGCGAAGTCCATCAGGCGCACCAGGACGCGCTCCTGCGGCGAGAGCCCCTCGCCTTCCAGGCGGGCAGCGCCGTCCAGCAGTTCCTGCCGGATGGCAGCGCTATGGAGCAGCGGCGCAACCTGCTTCGGTTCACCGGCCAGCCAAGGCGATCCGCGCCACTGTTCGACGTAACCCGCCAGTGCCTGCTCGAGCACACCATGCAGGCCGAGCCGCAGGCCGTTCTCGCGCAGGATGCGGATGATGCCGAGCGCGGCCCGGCGTAGCGCGAAGGGATCGCCGCTGCCGGTCGGCCTCTCGCCGACGCCGAAGAACCCGGCCAACTGGTCGATCTTGTCCGCCAGCGCCACCGCGATCGCCACCGGCTCGCCCGGCACGTCATCGCCAGGCCCCGCCGGCCGGTAATGCGCGCCGATCGCCTCCGCCACCCGCGGCGCCTCGCCCTGCGCCAGCGCGTAGTAACGCCCCATCACGCCCTGCAATTCCGGGAACTCGCCCACCATTCCGGAGGCCAGATCCGCCTTCGCCAACTTCGCCGCCCGCGCCGCGTCGTCGGCCACGGCCGCGTCATCCGGCCAGAGCCGCCCCGCGATCACCCGCGCCAGCCGTTCCAGCCGCGCCACGCGCTGCCCCTGCGTCCCGAGCTTCGCGTGGAACACCACGCTGTCCAGCTTCGGCAGGAAGGATTCCAGTGACTGCTTGCGGTCGAGGTCCCAGAAGAACCGCGCATCCGACAGCCGCGCACGCAGGACGCGCTCATTGCCCGCCACGATCGCCGCGCCGCCATCGGGTGCGGCGATGTTCGCGACCAGAGCGAAGCGCGGCGCGGCGCTGCCGCGAACGGGGTCGGGTTCAGGAGAGGAAATCGGGGAACCATCAGCGTAGCGCAGCGCGAAATAGCGTTGGTTCACGCGCATGGTGGTCCGCATGACCTCGACCGGCAAATCCATGAAGTCGGCATCAATGCTGCCGAGAAGCGGGATGGGCCATTCGACCAAGCCCGCGACCTCGGCCACCAAGGCATCGTCGGGAACCATGACCAGCCCCTCCGCCCACGCCAGCTCAGTAATCCCCTCGCGGATCAGCCGCGCACGCTCGGCCGCATCCAGCACCACGCGGCGTTCGCGCAGCCCCTCCTGGTAGTCGGTCAGCCCGCGCACGGCGAAGGCGCCCGGCGCCATCACGCGGTGGCCCTCGGTCTCGTTGCCCGACACCAGGCCATGGCCGTCATCGTCGCCGGCGCGCAGGTCGAACGGCACCACCGCCCCGTCGAGCACGCAGACCACGCGCTTGAGCGGCCGCACCCAGGTCATGGACGACGTTCCGCCCCAGCGCATCGACTTCGGCCAGGGAAAGCCGCGGATCATGGCCGGCAGCGCAGCCGCGACCAGCGCGCGCGCCTCGACCGTCTCGCCGGGCTTGCGCAGCACCCAGAAGGCGCCGTCCTGCACCAGCGCCTCGCGCGCCGCGCCGTGCTTGCGCAGGAAGCCCTCCAGTGCCGAATCGGGTGCGCCCACGCGCGGGCCGCGTTCCTCCTTGCCGGGCC from Roseomonas fluvialis encodes the following:
- the radA gene encoding DNA repair protein RadA gives rise to the protein MAKDKTRFVCQSCGAAHPKWQGRCEACGEWNTLAEEAPAPRGPGPAAKAGGGRRVEFVGLKGSSAPPPRIPTGIAELDRVLGGGLVAASAVLVGGDPGIGKSTILLQAAARVAAAGRRVLYVSGEEAVEQVRLRAGRLGLTESPMALAAATALRDIVASLEGETDAALVVIDSIQTVWLDALDSAPGTVAQVRACAAELIRLAKARGFAIVLVGHVTKEGTLAGPRVLEHMVDATLYFEGDRGHQFRILRAVKNRFGATDEIGVFEMTGTGLMEVANPSALFLAERRGNVAGSAVFAGIEGTRPVLVEIQALLSPSSGGSPRRQVVGWDSGRLSMLLAVLESRCGMSLGQNDVYLNIAGGLRINEPAADLAVAAALVSAATDRPTDPERVYFGEVGLSGEVRQVAQAETRLREAAKLGFGQATLPRRVARGGKAPAPPEGMVLAEVGHLADVVAVLAEKTVKRARPAP
- a CDS encoding CvpA family protein → MTWVDGVLAGVVVISAAVAYFRGLVREVLSLGAWVGAAAAAFLARPYLLPYTSRWIDTEWIADAVGAGAVFLVVLVLLKLLTNAIADRVQDSSLGGLDRVLGLLFGAARGAVLAVVAYIMAGLFAPETATWPQAVKDARSLPFVAEGARQVVERVPEAYRPRLVAPPGPGGPTVDELLRPPARSRN
- the purF gene encoding amidophosphoribosyltransferase, translated to MTAPFDLDDDKPHEECGVFGVWNGGDAAALTALGLHALQHRGQEAAGIVTLDEKGLFHAHKGLGLVGDNFGEAKVIASLRGGAAVGHNRYATTGETALRNVQPLYADFEFGGFAVAHNGNLTNSHVLKRALVRRGCLFQSTTDSEVFIHLIAISLYSTVLDRLIDALKQVQGAYSLVALHNGALIGARDPLGVRPLVLGRLANGGWVLASETCALDIVSAEFVRDIEAGEVVIINDEGVRSVKPFGRQPGRFCIFEYIYFARPDSVMEGTPVYDTRKRIGAELARESGVAADVVVPVPDSGVPAAMGYAMEAGIPFELGIIRNHYVGRTFIEPTDQIRHLGVKLKHSANKPILEGKRVILVDDSIVRGTTSRKIVEMVRQAGAKEVHMRISSPPTTHSCYYGIDTPERSELMAAKHDLTEMARIIGVDSLAFISLDGLYRALGQQARDPAAPHFCDACFTGDYAIPLTDWQANSDRQLSLLQPAGQ
- the ppdK gene encoding pyruvate, phosphate dikinase, with amino-acid sequence MTQWVYSFGAGHNEGRAEMRNLLGGKGANLAEMASIGLPVPPGFTITTEVCTAYYANGERYPDDLDGQVRAGLARIEAAVGNTFGDHHKPLLVSVRSGARVSMPGMMDTVLNLGLNDATVEGLVTASGDARFAWDSYRRFIQMYGSVVLGVDHHRFEEIIEHIKLDTGKNEDTELSAAEWHRVVHGYKEMVAEVTGKPFPQDPWEQLWGAITAVFGSWQNQRAVTYRRLNDIPAEWGTAVNVQAMVFGNMGEDCATGVCFTRDPSTGENIFYGEYLINAQGEDVVAGIRTPQPMAQLKAKPDERSMEVAMPAAYAELVKVRATLERHYRDMQDIEFTVQSNKLYMLQTRNGKRTAAASLKIAVDMAREGLIDHTEAVKRVNPAALDQLLHPTLDPKAPRKVLAKGLPASPGAASGIVVFSADEAEARAQKGESVILVRIETSPEDIHGMHAAKGILTTRGGMTSHAAVVARGMGRPCVAGCGGVSVDYNNQVLSSGGIQVRGGELLTIDGGTGEVFVGPVAMIEPQLSGDFATLMEWADQMRRMKVRANAETPLDAETARKFGAEGIGLCRTEHMFFDPARIGAVRQMILAETEQGRRAALARLLPFQRQDFIDLFGIMAGLPVTIRLLDPPLHEFLPHTEFEIAEVATSLGANVDDMRRRAQDLSEANPMLGHRGCRLGISYPEIYEMQARAIFEAACAIGRDTHKPPHPEIMIPLVATRRELEITRAQIDRVAQEVFAEIGYHVDYSVGTMIELPRACLTADAIAESADFFSFGTNDLTQTTFGLSRDDAGKFLPLYIEKGIFPKDPFVSIDPDGVGALVRIAAEKGRGVKADIKLGICGEHGGDPSSITFCESVGLDYVSCSPYRVPVARLAAAQAALAAGGGVDRTA
- the glyS gene encoding glycine--tRNA ligase subunit beta, yielding MPELLIELFCEEIPARMQARAAEDFSRVFGERCAALVEAPPLTFHGPRRIGLSALLRASVDRPGKEERGPRVGAPDSALEGFLRKHGAAREALVQDGAFWVLRKPGETVEARALVAAALPAMIRGFPWPKSMRWGGTSSMTWVRPLKRVVCVLDGAVVPFDLRAGDDDGHGLVSGNETEGHRVMAPGAFAVRGLTDYQEGLRERRVVLDAAERARLIREGITELAWAEGLVMVPDDALVAEVAGLVEWPIPLLGSIDADFMDLPVEVMRTTMRVNQRYFALRYADGSPISSPEPDPVRGSAAPRFALVANIAAPDGGAAIVAGNERVLRARLSDARFFWDLDRKQSLESFLPKLDSVVFHAKLGTQGQRVARLERLARVIAGRLWPDDAAVADDAARAAKLAKADLASGMVGEFPELQGVMGRYYALAQGEAPRVAEAIGAHYRPAGPGDDVPGEPVAIAVALADKIDQLAGFFGVGERPTGSGDPFALRRAALGIIRILRENGLRLGLHGVLEQALAGYVEQWRGSPWLAGEPKQVAPLLHSAAIRQELLDGAARLEGEGLSPQERVLVRLMDFASVTDLRERGVAIYLVPQTGAAGELTRIFRTTDAVVLPEAAVLARDLLDFIADRLRVQLRAEGTRHDVVTAVLGATPDDDLNRLLRRADSVRAFVESDAGANLLAAYKRAANILRIEEKRDGHAFDTGYEHHLLKAEAEQALAAALEAAAARIDLDLSAEDFERAMDAMATLRAPVDAFFDKVIVNDPAPELRRNRLKLLARLRVTMDAVADFSKIEA